In Lonchura striata isolate bLonStr1 chromosome 11, bLonStr1.mat, whole genome shotgun sequence, the following proteins share a genomic window:
- the LINS1 gene encoding protein Lines homolog 1, whose protein sequence is MKISLLQQMYKDVLAGIPLARESHYYSSLINLCVEQPPGGDESCHQQHLPSTAGGVGRHQGTDLSGVVPATDDLSNSFANMSSSFCPREVMLLQLTLIKLMLAKAESQEMELHTRQKYCEIFILLLKEAKIDSKLIHLLGSDDRLLSHMASQSLASLVYFQLKKEDAVNVAWLSFSLDALLGFPGAARVAACLRTLAAILRETLQDAPAARAGVLKKLLAPLDAVLEGFYNAILLHHFDSHHYTSPYSEASNNLISFVDLLEVLLASRIELELPLRCQRILFLKVSYVLNVISSSIPYVIKKKLILLLKKCVLYKSREDAKGGSPFLQSPSLCEDMLALSNVVLQVVNLTWLNQIPLTGKSSYFGSSEAAPGHDSQVASDQTVLRALSLVVLKALEFKIHNSATEAEIKGDFESSMSQLLMFCRSHVKPSSQSHPVVHHCEWLSLVFMEQDDDMWEAAKALLLVYLKFDRLRCDAAGNLSQREEESWKFLVHASGYNPHCIFLFFLEKIAFDSTVLLDFLISSETCFLEYLVRYLKLLGKEWHEFVDVCNHFDTGHSTFHPVCSVKPPRREKQSCVTGESLQNAVCAAQPQAPMSVAPSHECPVFTAQQGDNEAAEWNRPDSLTGTDSASLLGSLQRLVNYDSSEDSEVESDGKERLVNTKQLPSNNKTEVRRRETGCSCRDDDRNPRTSEVSPPKPKGSPTSSCWTCMASPDNTAPLRVMLYKSTKCLEELQEAISRLQRRILFPYNPSPLLKLLSHVEKMSKSMNLQ, encoded by the exons ATGAAGATCTCTCTCCTGCAGCAGATGTATAAGGACGTCCTGGCAGGCATTCCCCTAGCAAGGGAAAGCCATTATTATTCCTCTTTAATTAATCTGTGTGTGGAGCAGCCACCAGGAGGAGATGAATCCTGTCATCAGCAGCATCTGCCATCTACTGCTGGTGGCGTTGGGAGGCATCAGGGCACTGATTTGTCAGGTGTTGTCCCTGCAACAGATGATTTATCCAACAGCTTTGCCAACATGAGCTCCTCGTTCTGCCCACGGGAGGTGATGCTGCTCCAGCTCACCTTGATCAAACTGATGCTGGCCAAAGCAGAGTCCCAGGAAATGGAACTCCACACGAGACAGAAGTACTGTGAAATCTTCATTCTTCTTCTGAAGGAGGCAAAAATTGACTCAAAATTG ATTCACCTGCTTGGTTCTGATGATCGGCTGTTATCTCACATGGCCTCACAAAGTTTAGCATCTCTTGTGTATTTCCAGCTGAAGAAAGAG GACGCCGTGAATGTGGCGTGGCTGAGCTTTAGCCTGGACGCGCTGCTGGGATTCCCCGGGGCCGCGCGGGTGGCCGCCTGCCTGCGGACCCTGGCAGCGATCCTGCGGGAGACGCTGCAGGACGCGCCCGCAGCCCGAGCAG GTGTTCTGAAGAAGTTGTTGGCTCCTCTCGATGCAGTGCTTGAGGGATTTTATAATGCCATCTTGCTCCATCATTTTGACAGTCACCACTACACTTCACCTTATTCTGAAGCTTCAAACAATCTGATCAGTTTTGTAGATCTGCTAGAAGTGCTTTTGGCTTCCAGAATTGAACTGGAATTACCGCTCAGGTGccagagaattttatttttgaaagtttCTTATGTCCTCAATGTTATTAGCTCATCAATTCCTTATGTAatcaagaagaaattaattttgctccTTAAAAAATGTGTCCTTTACAAGTCCAGAGAAGATGCTAAAGGTGGATCACCATTCTTACAATCCCCATCTTTGTGTGAGGATATGCTTGCACTGAGTAATGTTGTTCTGCAGGTTGTGAATTTGACTTGGCTTAATCAGATCCCACTCACTGGAAAGTCCAGCTACTTTGGAAGCAGTGAAGCTGCTCCTGGACATGATTCTCAAGTTGCTTCTGACCAAACTGTTCTCAGAGCCTTAAGTCTGGTTGTGCTTAAAGCACTGGAATTCAAGATTCACAACTCTGCAACAGAAGCAGAAATCAAAG gagactTTGagagctccatgtcccagctgcTGATGTTCTGCAGGAGTCATGTAAAGCCTTCCTCACAGTCTCACCCAGTTGTGCATCATTGTGAATGGCTCTCCTTGGTTTTCATGGAGCAAGATGATGACATGTGGGAAGCTGCTAAAGCTTTATTACTTGTCTATTTAAAATTTGATAG GTTACGGTGTGATGCTGCTGGTAACCTAAGCCAAAGAGAGGAGGAATCCTGGAAGTTCCTTGTGCATGCAAGTGGATATAACCCACAttgtatctttttattttttctggaaaagatTGCATTTGATTCCACAGTACTTCTAGATTTTTTGATCTCATCAGAAACTTGCTTTCTGGAGTACCTGGTCAGGTACTTAAAGCTTCTTGGGAAGGAGTGGCATGAGTTTGTAGATGTCTGTAACCATTTCGATACCGGGCACAGCACTTTCCACCCAGTTTGTTCTGTCAAGCCACCCCGCCGAGAAAAGCAAAGCTGCGTGACTGGGGAGAGTTTGCAAAATGCTGTTTGTGCAGCACAACCACAGGCTCCGATGTCTGTGGCTCCTTCTCACGAGTGCCCGGTGTTTACAGCACAGCAGGGTGATAATGAGGCCGCAGAGTGGAACCGGCCTGACTCATTGACTGGCACTGATAGCGCGTCCCTGCTGGGTTCTCTTCAAAGACTGGTTAATTATGACAGCTCAGAGGACTCGGAGGTGGAATCAGATGGAAAAGAGCGTTTGGTAAACACAAAACAATTGCCCTCAAACAATAAGACTGaggtgaggaggagggaaaCTGGttgcagctgcagagatgaTGACCGGAATCCACGCACCTCTGAAGTATCACCTCCGAAACCAAAGGGATCTCCTACCTCATCCTGTTGGACTTGTATGGCATCTCCTGATAACACTGCTCCCCTAAGAGTAATGCTTTACAAATCAACAAAGTGTTTGGAAGAGCTGCAAGAGGCTATTTCTAGGTTGCAGAGAAGAATTCTTTTCCCATATAATCCATCTCCATTGTTGAAACTGCTGAGCCACGTTGAGAAGATGAGTAAATCCATGAATCTACAATAA
- the ASB7 gene encoding ankyrin repeat and SOCS box protein 7 isoform X1 has translation MLHHHCRRNPELQEELQIQAAVAAGDVHTVRKMLEQGYSPNGRDANGWTLLHFSAARGKERCVRVFLEHGADPTVKDLIGGFTALHYAAMHGRARIARLMLESDYRSDIINAKSNDGWTPLHVAAHYGRDSFVRLLLEFKAEVDPLSDKGTTPLQLAIIRERSSCVKILLDHNANIDIQNGFLLRYAVIKSNHSYCRMFLQRGADTNLGRLEDGQTPLHLSALRDDVLCAQMLYNYGADTNTRNYEGQTPLAVSISISGSSRPCLDFLQEVTSMYVREVNHRTQCPLKAFFEFSPQKKKKKKLPLCPLMLFKCSRKFLGR, from the exons ATGTTACACCACCACTGCAGGAGGAACcctgagctgcaggaagagTTGCAGATCCAGGCTGCCGTGGCCGCCGGCGATGTTCACACCGTGCGCaagatgctggagcagggatatTCTCCAAACGGTCGGGATGCCAATGGCTGGACCTTGCTTCACTTCTCTGCAGCAAGAGGCAAGGAGAGATGTGTCCGTGTTTTTCTGGAACATGGAG CTGATCCCACAGTCAAGGACTTAATTGGAGGCTTCACTGCTCTGCATTACGCAGCCATGCATGGCCGGGCGAGGATTGCACGCCTGATGCTGGAGTCCGACTACAGAAGTGACATTATTAATGCCAAGAGCAACGACGGCTGGACTCCCCTGCACGTCGCTGCTCACTACGGCAGAGACTCCTTTGTCAGGCTCCTCCTGGAGTTCAAGGCCGAGGTTGATCCACTCAGTGATAAAGGTACTACACCACTCCAGCTGGCCATTATCCGGGAGAGGTCAAGCTGTGTGAAAATCCTCCTGGACCACAATGCCAACATCGACATTCAGAATGGTTTCCTGTTACGATACGCTGTGATCAAAAGCAATCACTCGTACTGCCGAATGTTCCTCCAGAGAGGGGCCGATACAAACTTGGGGCGCTTGGAAGATGGACAGACACCCTTGCACTTGTCTGCTCTTAGAGATGATGTGCTTTGTGCACAAATGTTGTATAATTACGGAGCAGACACTAACACAAGGAACTATGAAGGACAGACCCCACTGGCTGTTTCAATAAGTATTTCTGGAAGTAGCCGACCCTGTCTGGATTTCTTACAAGAAGTGACAAGTATGTATGTAAGAGAAGTTAATCACAGGACACAATGTCCTCTAAAAGCCTTCTTTGAATTTAgcccccagaaaaaaaaaaaaaaaaagcttcctcTCTGCCCCTTGATGCTATTTAAATGCAGTAGAAAATTTCTGGGAAGGTGA